A segment of the Microbacterium luteolum genome:
CACCCCGTTCATCGGCCTGCTCTACGCGGGCCTCATCCTCACTCCCGCCGGTGTCCGCGTGATCGAGTTCAACGCGCGCTTCGGCGACCCCGAGACGCAGATCGTGCTGCCCCGCCTCGTGACCCCGCTGTCCGAGCTGCTGTTCGCCGCGGCATCCGGCACCCTCGAGGACCAGCCGCAGCCGGTCTTCAGCGACGACGTCGCGATCACGGTCGTGCTCGCGAGCGAGGGCTACCCCGAAGCTCCGCAGACCGGGCGCCCGATCGAAGGACTCGAGGATGCCGCTGCGGTCGAGGGTGTGCGCCTCGTGCATGCCGCGACGGCGAGCCCGGACGCGCCGGGCGGATCGCTGGTCGCGACCGGCGGCCGGGTGCTGAACGTCGTGGCTGTGGCATCCGACTTCCGCACCGCGCGCGACCGCGCCTACGAGGCGATCGGGCGCATCCGCCTCGACGGCTCGCATTACCGCACCGACATCGCCGCCCGCGTCGCGGAGTAGTCTCCCGACCCGGCTCCTCCTCCGCCGGAATTCGGGCGATCGCACGTTTCTCGGAGGATTCCTGCCGAATCATCCGAGATTCCTGCCATCCTCCGATTTCCGGAGGTCACGCTGTTGACTTCGCTCGCTTTCTTCAAGAAAGTAGGCGGATGCCGCTCCGCTCCGACTGGTCCTCCACGACCTGCCCGATCGCCCGCTCCGCCGATGTGCTGGCCGACCCGTGGGTGCTCCTGATCCTGCGCGAGCTGTTCTCGGGCCGGAGCCGCTTCGATCAGCTGCGCGACGCCACCGGAGCCGCCGACTCGGTGCTCGCCCGACGCCTGACCTCGATGGTCGAAGCGGGTCTACTCCTCCGCGACGACGACCCGCGATCCGGCTACCGGATGACGGATGCCGGTCGCGAGACTCTTCCGATCCTGCACGCCTACGCGCGCTTCACCCGCGCCACCGATCCCGAGGGCGAGTGGGGGCTGACGGTGACCTGCGGACGGTGCGGCGCGGTCGCGGCATCCGCCGACTGGTGCGCCTCGTGCGCGGCGCCGCTCGACGCCGACAGCACGCGCTGGGCACGCCGCAGCATGGGCGATGCCCCGTTCGCGCTGCTCGCGGGAGATGCGGCGTGACCGCCGAGTCGGTGGGGGAGCCCACCGGCACCCCGCCCACCGAGGGTCCCGTCGCCAGGCCGCGACGCTTCCACCCCGCGTGGACGGTCGCGCTCGTCGCCCTCATCGCCCTCATCGGCGCCGCCGGGTTCCGCGCGGCCCCGGGTGTGCTGATGGTTCCGCTCGAGGAGGAGTTCGGGTGGACGACCGCGGAGCTGTCGCTCGCCGTCTCGATCAACCTCCTGCTCTACGGGCTCATCGCCCCGTTCGCGGCTGCGCTGATGCAGCGCTTCGGCATCCGCGCGGTCACCGTCGTCGCGCTGTTCGTGATCGGTGCCGGGGCGGCGCTCAGCGTCTTCGTCGCGACGCCCGGACAGCTGATCCTCACCTGGGGCGTGCTGATCGGG
Coding sequences within it:
- a CDS encoding winged helix-turn-helix transcriptional regulator: MPLRSDWSSTTCPIARSADVLADPWVLLILRELFSGRSRFDQLRDATGAADSVLARRLTSMVEAGLLLRDDDPRSGYRMTDAGRETLPILHAYARFTRATDPEGEWGLTVTCGRCGAVAASADWCASCAAPLDADSTRWARRSMGDAPFALLAGDAA